The following coding sequences are from one Kushneria phosphatilytica window:
- the sufD gene encoding Fe-S cluster assembly protein SufD: MSTETFLQPLQERVEQGAPEWLTSRRRAAAESFARQGFPTPRQEAWKYTDVSRIAESQFTLASDAALTEERLAALQLQMDAHRLVFVDGLFSSEHSNIGDLPEGTVVEPLSQALMNGREVLGEQLGRLTGEDFSPFAALNTAFAHEGVLLHLGPNAVLEKPVYAIFVSRTAERAVMSHPRLLVRAERGSEASLIEHYIGEQAAANFTNVVGEASLDANARLRHYKLQEASQSEYHVSSMHIDQHRDSFYASYNLNLGGALVRNDLISELNDENATAEFWGLFFGQERQHIDNHTQVNHNAPRTYSNESYKGILGGRARGVFNGRVYIKRDAQQVRGYQNNANLLLSDRAEIDTKPELEIYADDVLCSHGATTGQLDENAIFALRARGISHEMARGLLTLAFATEVMEQIPLAAITERVERTVAGKLPDRFNLAGVVEDSAA, translated from the coding sequence ATGAGTACCGAAACGTTTCTGCAACCTCTGCAGGAGCGCGTCGAGCAGGGCGCGCCGGAGTGGCTGACCAGCCGGCGTCGGGCGGCGGCCGAAAGCTTTGCCCGGCAGGGCTTTCCGACTCCCCGTCAGGAGGCATGGAAGTATACTGATGTCTCCCGCATCGCCGAGAGCCAATTCACGCTGGCCAGCGATGCCGCACTGACCGAGGAGCGCCTGGCAGCCCTTCAGCTGCAGATGGATGCCCATCGGCTGGTATTTGTGGATGGCTTGTTCAGCTCCGAGCACTCCAATATCGGCGACCTGCCGGAAGGCACGGTGGTCGAACCGCTCTCGCAGGCGCTGATGAACGGTCGTGAAGTGCTCGGCGAGCAGCTGGGACGACTGACCGGTGAGGATTTTTCTCCGTTTGCGGCGCTCAATACGGCCTTTGCACATGAAGGCGTACTGCTGCATCTGGGCCCCAATGCCGTACTGGAAAAGCCGGTTTACGCGATTTTCGTGTCGCGTACTGCCGAGCGTGCCGTCATGAGTCATCCGCGCCTGTTGGTTCGCGCCGAGCGCGGCAGTGAGGCCAGTCTGATCGAGCATTACATTGGTGAACAGGCGGCAGCCAATTTCACCAACGTGGTGGGTGAAGCCAGCCTTGATGCCAACGCAAGGCTGCGTCACTACAAGCTGCAGGAAGCGAGCCAGAGCGAATATCACGTTTCCAGCATGCACATCGATCAGCATCGTGACAGCTTTTATGCCTCCTATAACCTGAATCTGGGGGGTGCGCTGGTCCGTAACGATCTGATCAGCGAGCTCAACGATGAAAACGCGACTGCCGAATTCTGGGGTCTGTTTTTCGGTCAGGAGCGCCAGCACATCGATAACCACACTCAGGTCAATCACAACGCGCCGAGAACCTACTCCAACGAGAGTTACAAGGGCATCCTTGGCGGACGTGCGAGAGGCGTCTTCAACGGTCGGGTTTATATCAAGCGCGATGCTCAGCAGGTGCGAGGCTATCAGAACAATGCCAATCTGCTGCTCTCCGATCGCGCCGAGATCGATACCAAGCCGGAATTGGAGATCTACGCCGATGACGTGCTCTGTTCCCACGGAGCGACCACCGGGCAGCTGGATGAAAATGCCATCTTTGCGCTGCGTGCTCGCGGCATCAGTCATGAAATGGCACGTGGATTGCTGACGCTGGCGTTTGCCACCGAGGTCATGGAGCAGATTCCGCTGGCGGCAATTACCGAGCGTGTCGAGCGCACGGTGGCCGGCAAACTGCCGGATCGCTTCAATCTGGCTGGTGTCGTGGAGGATAGCGCAGCATGA
- the sufC gene encoding Fe-S cluster assembly ATPase SufC yields MLEIRDLHATVEGTEILKGINLTINPGEVHAIMGPNGAGKSTLSSVLAGRDGYEVTQGTITFEGQDLLEMDVEDRARAGMLMGFQYPVEIPGVKNIYLLKSALNAQREARGEEEIPSPEFMKLVKEKLEFMRMDTSFLQRAVNEGFSGGEKKRNEILQMLVLQPKLALLDEIDSGLDIDAMKTVSQGVNSLRSENRSILLVTHYQRILNHIEPDQVHVLIDGRIARSGDKQLALRVEDEGYEWIHQESAA; encoded by the coding sequence ATGCTCGAGATCAGGGATCTGCACGCTACCGTGGAAGGGACCGAAATCCTCAAGGGGATCAACCTGACCATCAATCCCGGTGAGGTGCACGCCATCATGGGGCCGAACGGAGCCGGCAAGTCAACGCTGTCCTCGGTGCTGGCCGGGCGTGACGGGTATGAAGTGACGCAGGGCACGATCACTTTCGAAGGACAGGACCTGCTGGAAATGGACGTCGAGGATCGCGCGCGCGCCGGCATGCTGATGGGGTTCCAGTACCCGGTGGAGATTCCCGGGGTCAAGAACATCTATCTGCTCAAGTCAGCACTCAATGCCCAGCGTGAGGCCCGTGGCGAGGAGGAGATTCCCTCTCCGGAATTCATGAAGCTGGTCAAGGAGAAGCTGGAGTTCATGCGTATGGATACCAGTTTCCTCCAGCGTGCGGTCAATGAAGGCTTCTCGGGGGGCGAGAAAAAACGTAACGAGATCCTGCAGATGCTGGTGTTACAGCCGAAGCTGGCCCTGCTTGACGAGATCGATTCCGGGCTTGATATCGATGCCATGAAGACCGTCTCTCAGGGTGTCAATTCGCTGCGCAGCGAGAATCGCTCGATTCTGCTGGTGACGCACTATCAACGCATCCTCAACCACATCGAACCGGATCAGGTCCACGTACTGATCGATGGCCGGATTGCCCGCTCGGGCGACAAGCAGCTCGCTCTGCGAGTGGAAGACGAAGGCTACGAATGGATCCATCAGGAGAGCGCGGCATGA
- a CDS encoding aminotransferase class V-fold PLP-dependent enzyme encodes MMTDELVLDVEAIRAQFPILARRVHGDQPLLYLDNAATSQTPQPVLDCLQDYYGRYNANIHRGLHCLADEATAAYEQSRDTVREFVNAESTREIVFTRGTTEAINLVAQSWGRSQLHPGDEILVSHMEHHSNIVPWQLLARELDLKLHVIPVDEQGVLDMQAYRQLLGERTRLVAVSHVSNALGTINPIAEMSTLAHQHDAVMMVDGAQAVPHQRVDVQALGADFYAFSGHKVYGPTGVGVLYGRAALLEDMPPWQGGGEMISTVSFDQGTTFADIPHRFEAGTPAIAEVIALDRALRWITNLHFDLIEDWEKRLLTHATERMQAIEGMRIIGNAPHKAAVISFVIEGAHAQDIGLLIDQFGVAIRTGHHCAQPLLNHYGLEATCRASFAVYNTLEEVDHFVDALERVVTMVRG; translated from the coding sequence ATGATGACAGACGAACTCGTGCTCGATGTCGAGGCCATTCGGGCCCAGTTCCCGATTCTGGCGCGCCGGGTGCATGGCGATCAGCCATTGCTCTATCTGGATAATGCGGCGACCAGTCAGACGCCGCAGCCGGTGCTGGATTGCCTGCAGGATTATTACGGCCGTTACAACGCCAATATCCATCGCGGACTGCACTGTCTGGCGGATGAGGCAACCGCCGCTTATGAGCAGTCTCGCGATACGGTGCGCGAGTTCGTCAATGCCGAGTCCACCCGCGAGATCGTATTCACTCGCGGCACGACCGAGGCGATCAATCTGGTGGCCCAGAGCTGGGGGCGCAGTCAGCTGCATCCCGGCGATGAAATTCTGGTCTCGCACATGGAGCACCACTCCAATATCGTGCCCTGGCAGCTGCTGGCGCGAGAGCTTGATCTGAAGCTCCATGTGATTCCGGTGGATGAGCAGGGCGTACTGGACATGCAGGCCTATCGGCAACTGCTGGGTGAGCGTACCCGGCTGGTCGCCGTTTCCCATGTTTCCAATGCGCTGGGCACCATCAATCCGATCGCCGAGATGAGCACGCTGGCGCATCAGCACGATGCGGTGATGATGGTGGATGGTGCTCAGGCGGTGCCCCATCAGCGTGTTGACGTGCAGGCGCTCGGTGCGGACTTCTATGCCTTCTCCGGGCACAAGGTCTACGGCCCGACCGGGGTGGGCGTGCTCTACGGCCGCGCGGCACTGCTGGAGGACATGCCTCCCTGGCAGGGCGGTGGTGAGATGATCAGTACGGTCAGCTTCGATCAGGGCACGACCTTTGCCGATATCCCGCATCGCTTCGAAGCCGGCACGCCTGCCATCGCCGAGGTCATTGCACTCGACCGTGCGCTGCGCTGGATCACCAACCTGCATTTCGATCTGATCGAGGATTGGGAAAAGCGGCTGCTGACGCATGCTACCGAGCGCATGCAGGCTATCGAGGGCATGCGCATCATCGGGAACGCGCCACACAAGGCTGCGGTAATCTCCTTCGTCATCGAGGGGGCTCACGCCCAGGATATCGGGCTGCTGATTGATCAGTTCGGGGTGGCCATCCGGACAGGCCATCACTGTGCGCAGCCACTGCTGAATCATTACGGGCTCGAGGCGACCTGTCGGGCCTCTTTCGCGGTCTATAACACGCTGGAGGAAGTGGATCACTTCGTTGATGCCCTTGAGCGGGTTGTGACCATGGTGCGAGGCTGA
- the sufT gene encoding putative Fe-S cluster assembly protein SufT, with product MALESLYKGQQLPLQRSVEAVAIPSGQPVTLEEDTVVQVTQALGTAVTVVLEYSMYLIEGHDLDALGLEPAPRPTLHENATDEELEAFVWEQLKTCYDPEIPVNIVELGLVYGCRIDTLISGEKMVNVRMTLTAPGCGMGDVIAQDAKRKIESAPQVQKVHIEIVFSPPWSRDMMSDEAKLELNMF from the coding sequence ATGGCACTCGAGTCTCTCTACAAGGGCCAGCAGTTACCGCTGCAACGCAGTGTTGAAGCGGTCGCGATTCCTTCCGGCCAGCCTGTGACACTGGAAGAAGATACCGTGGTCCAGGTGACTCAGGCGTTGGGTACCGCGGTGACGGTGGTGCTGGAATACAGCATGTACCTGATCGAAGGGCATGATCTCGATGCGCTGGGACTTGAACCGGCGCCGCGTCCAACCCTCCATGAGAACGCCACTGACGAAGAGCTTGAAGCGTTTGTCTGGGAGCAGTTGAAAACCTGTTACGACCCGGAAATCCCCGTCAATATTGTGGAGCTGGGGCTGGTTTATGGCTGTCGCATCGACACGCTGATCAGCGGCGAGAAGATGGTCAATGTACGCATGACGCTGACAGCGCCGGGATGTGGCATGGGCGATGTTATCGCTCAGGATGCCAAGCGCAAGATCGAGAGTGCCCCACAGGTGCAGAAGGTACATATCGAGATTGTTTTCTCTCCGCCGTGGTCGCGCGACATGATGAGCGACGAGGCCAAACTCGAACTCAATATGTTCTGA
- a CDS encoding SanA/YdcF family protein: MIALANGWIWWVTRDRIHSNPASCGKAPVGLIFGTSWGLRGGGTNPWYQARLDTASRLYHLDRVEHLLLSGDNHTRYYNEPVVMWRDMKKRGVPASAMTLDYAGFSTFDSLVRAQRIFGARHVVLISQAWHLPRALYIADHVGLQATGCVAQTSPPSYHWSLRLREWLARAWTIGDLFIWQRQPYFLGPRVEMMPSKEGGDLIDGHPKPLIPLCTGVSDASDDAPGDGKAAGSSVGSCATAAP, encoded by the coding sequence ATGATCGCCCTCGCCAATGGCTGGATATGGTGGGTGACGAGGGATCGCATTCACTCGAACCCGGCCAGTTGTGGGAAGGCACCTGTGGGGCTGATTTTCGGGACCTCATGGGGGCTGCGAGGGGGCGGTACCAATCCCTGGTATCAGGCAAGACTTGATACCGCATCGCGCCTTTATCATCTTGATCGTGTCGAGCATCTGCTCCTGTCGGGTGACAATCACACCCGCTATTACAACGAGCCAGTGGTCATGTGGCGTGACATGAAAAAGCGTGGCGTGCCTGCCTCAGCCATGACGCTTGATTATGCCGGTTTCAGTACCTTTGACAGTCTGGTGCGCGCACAACGCATTTTCGGGGCCCGACACGTAGTATTGATCAGCCAGGCCTGGCATCTGCCGCGAGCGCTGTACATCGCCGATCATGTCGGACTGCAGGCCACAGGCTGCGTGGCGCAGACTTCACCACCAAGCTATCACTGGTCATTGAGACTGCGTGAATGGCTGGCTCGCGCCTGGACCATTGGTGATCTTTTTATCTGGCAGCGTCAGCCGTATTTTCTCGGTCCCCGAGTGGAGATGATGCCATCGAAAGAGGGTGGCGATTTGATCGATGGCCACCCGAAGCCGTTGATACCACTTTGTACCGGTGTCAGCGACGCTTCTGATGACGCTCCTGGTGACGGTAAAGCAGCTGGATCATCCGTCGGCAGTTGCGCCACAGCTGCTCCATGA